In Ancalomicrobiaceae bacterium S20, the following proteins share a genomic window:
- a CDS encoding helicase-related protein encodes MNPLSRAPLPPSIRAKTVTAVLGPTNTGKTHLAIERMLAHKSGLIGLPLRLLAREVYQKIAARAGADQVALITGEEKIIPPNPRYFVSTVEAMPKETDVDFVAIDEVQLAGDLERGHVFTDRILNLRGRGETLLLGAQTVRGLLEKLLPGLNVVTRPRMSQLTYAGSKKITRLPARSAIVAFSADEVYAIAELIRRQRGGAAVVLGALSPRTRNAQVDLFQSGDVDFLIATDAVGMGLNLDVDHVAFAGNRKFDGYQYRNLSAAELGQIAGRAGRHLRDGTFGVTGRVDPLDDELVQALETHQFAPLKVLQWRNPQLDFSSIDALRRSLDRAPAEEGLAKAPPADDVTALEFAARDGDIAPNAKGEALVTLLWDVCQVPDYRKIAPANHAELVTTLYDFLVRRGTISDDWFARQVAEADKIDGDIDTLSNRIAHIRTWTFIANRPDWLTDPVHWRDKTRAIEDRLSDALHERLTQRFVDRRTSVLMRRLRENAMLEAEITPAGDVVVEGHRVGHLQGFRFQPDTTAEGPDAKAVRNAASKVLATEFEARADKLSRAGAGEIALAADGTLRWLGETVGKLARADDALRPAVLLLADEQLTGPARDKVQARLDQWVKTHVETLLKPLTDLRDAPDLEGIARGVAFQLVEGLGVLERSQIADEIKSLDQPMRAGLRKYGVRFGAYHVFVPLLLKPAPSGLIALLWSLQHADADPQQIAELHQLSASGRTSIPVDKAMPKALYRLGGFRVCGERAVRIDILERLADIIRPLIAWKPLDPTVTPPEGAVPGGGAFTVTVAMTSLLGCSGEDFASILKSLGYRVEKRKLPKPAPRPVRLEPAAVAAAAHAEAAAAASASAEASETTEAATDASEAPAEIVATIEAAPETPVAIEASETTPAAEANAEAPAVETEASAEAAAPAEEAAATSDAPAEPPTEPELLEVDVWRPGRFERGDHQHRGPRRDERRDDRRPPREPNAAQRRASKPRSATAAARRVKAVVRRAIAPAWRSAARRASRPAGSGRPWWWARWRFRWWPWRRSPIRPRQAEAPGEAARSEFALRRARRTEGVDGAEAEAGEVTGRREDVR; translated from the coding sequence ATGAACCCGCTGTCTCGCGCGCCCCTGCCCCCTTCGATCCGAGCGAAAACCGTGACCGCGGTGCTCGGGCCGACCAACACCGGCAAGACCCATCTGGCGATCGAGCGCATGCTCGCGCACAAGTCGGGGCTGATCGGACTGCCGCTGCGCCTGCTCGCGCGTGAGGTCTATCAGAAGATCGCGGCGCGTGCCGGCGCCGATCAGGTCGCGCTGATCACCGGCGAAGAGAAGATCATCCCGCCGAATCCGCGCTATTTCGTCTCGACCGTCGAAGCGATGCCGAAGGAGACCGACGTCGACTTCGTCGCCATCGACGAGGTCCAGCTCGCCGGCGATCTCGAGCGCGGCCATGTCTTCACCGACCGCATCCTGAACTTGCGCGGCCGAGGCGAAACCCTGCTGCTCGGTGCACAGACCGTGCGCGGGCTGCTCGAGAAACTGCTGCCCGGCCTCAATGTCGTGACGCGGCCGCGCATGTCGCAGCTGACCTATGCCGGGTCCAAAAAGATCACGCGCCTCCCCGCGCGCTCCGCGATCGTCGCCTTCTCGGCCGACGAGGTCTACGCGATCGCCGAGCTGATCCGCCGCCAGCGCGGCGGCGCCGCGGTCGTGCTCGGCGCGCTCAGCCCGCGCACCCGCAATGCACAGGTCGATCTGTTCCAGTCCGGCGACGTCGATTTCTTGATCGCGACCGACGCGGTCGGCATGGGGCTCAACCTCGATGTCGACCATGTCGCCTTCGCCGGGAACCGCAAGTTCGACGGCTATCAATATCGCAACCTCTCCGCCGCCGAGCTCGGCCAGATCGCCGGCCGCGCCGGCCGGCACCTGCGCGACGGCACCTTTGGTGTGACGGGTCGGGTCGATCCGCTCGACGACGAGCTGGTCCAGGCGCTGGAAACCCACCAGTTCGCGCCGCTGAAAGTGTTGCAGTGGCGCAATCCGCAGCTCGATTTCAGCTCGATCGACGCGCTGCGCCGGTCGCTCGACCGCGCGCCGGCCGAGGAAGGCCTCGCCAAGGCGCCCCCGGCCGACGATGTGACCGCGCTCGAATTCGCCGCCCGCGACGGCGACATCGCGCCAAATGCCAAGGGCGAAGCGCTGGTCACGCTGCTATGGGACGTCTGCCAAGTGCCCGATTATCGCAAGATAGCGCCGGCAAACCATGCGGAACTGGTCACGACGCTCTATGATTTTCTCGTTCGACGCGGCACGATATCGGACGACTGGTTCGCCCGGCAGGTCGCCGAAGCGGACAAGATCGATGGCGATATCGACACACTGTCGAACAGAATCGCCCATATCCGTACCTGGACCTTCATCGCAAATCGTCCGGACTGGTTGACGGACCCCGTCCACTGGCGCGACAAGACGCGCGCGATCGAGGATCGGCTGTCCGACGCCTTGCACGAACGCCTCACACAGCGTTTCGTGGATCGCAGGACTTCCGTCTTGATGAGACGCCTGAGAGAGAACGCTATGCTCGAAGCGGAGATCACCCCCGCCGGCGACGTCGTCGTCGAGGGTCATCGTGTCGGCCACCTTCAAGGGTTCCGGTTCCAACCGGACACCACGGCCGAAGGACCCGATGCCAAAGCCGTCCGCAACGCCGCTTCGAAGGTGCTCGCCACCGAATTCGAAGCCCGCGCGGACAAACTGTCACGCGCCGGCGCCGGCGAGATCGCCCTCGCCGCCGACGGCACGCTGCGCTGGCTCGGCGAAACGGTCGGCAAGCTCGCCCGTGCCGACGACGCCTTGCGGCCCGCCGTGCTGCTGCTCGCCGACGAGCAGCTGACCGGTCCGGCCCGCGACAAGGTGCAGGCGCGGCTCGACCAGTGGGTGAAGACCCACGTCGAGACGCTCTTGAAGCCGCTGACCGACCTGCGCGACGCCCCCGATCTCGAAGGCATCGCCCGCGGCGTCGCCTTCCAGCTCGTCGAGGGCCTCGGTGTCTTGGAGCGGTCGCAGATCGCCGACGAGATCAAGTCGCTCGATCAGCCGATGCGCGCCGGCCTGCGCAAGTACGGCGTCCGCTTCGGCGCCTACCACGTGTTCGTGCCGCTGCTCCTGAAGCCGGCGCCGAGCGGGCTCATCGCGCTGCTGTGGTCCTTGCAGCACGCCGATGCCGATCCGCAGCAGATCGCCGAGCTGCACCAGCTCTCGGCCTCGGGCCGCACTTCGATCCCGGTCGACAAGGCGATGCCGAAGGCGCTCTACCGCCTCGGCGGTTTCCGCGTCTGCGGCGAGCGCGCGGTGCGTATCGACATCCTGGAGCGTCTCGCCGACATCATCCGGCCGCTGATCGCCTGGAAGCCGCTCGATCCGACCGTGACGCCGCCCGAGGGTGCGGTGCCCGGCGGCGGCGCCTTCACGGTAACGGTCGCCATGACCTCGCTGCTCGGCTGCTCGGGAGAGGACTTCGCCTCGATCCTGAAGTCGCTCGGCTATCGGGTCGAGAAGCGCAAGCTGCCGAAGCCCGCGCCGCGTCCGGTCCGTCTGGAGCCGGCGGCCGTGGCTGCCGCGGCCCATGCCGAGGCCGCTGCCGCTGCGTCGGCGAGCGCCGAGGCATCGGAGACCACCGAGGCCGCGACCGATGCCTCCGAGGCGCCGGCCGAGATCGTCGCCACGATCGAGGCCGCGCCCGAGACGCCCGTGGCCATCGAGGCGTCGGAGACGACGCCGGCTGCCGAGGCGAATGCCGAAGCGCCGGCCGTCGAGACCGAGGCCTCTGCCGAAGCCGCCGCCCCCGCGGAGGAAGCTGCTGCCACGAGCGACGCGCCGGCCGAGCCGCCGACCGAGCCGGAGCTTCTGGAAGTCGACGTGTGGCGGCCCGGCCGGTTCGAGCGCGGCGACCACCAGCATCGCGGTCCGCGCCGTGACGAGCGGCGCGACGACCGTCGTCCGCCGCGCGAGCCGAACGCAGCCCAGCGCCGCGCCTCGAAGCCCCGGTCGGCGACGGCGGCCGCCCGCCGCGTGAAGGCGGTCGTCCGCAGGGCGATCGCCCCCGCGTGGCGATCGGCCGCACGGCGAGCGTCGCGACCGGCCGGATCGGGGCGGCCATGGTGGTGGGCACGGTGGCGGTTTCGGTGGTGGCCATGGCGCCGATCGCCGATCCGGCCACGACAAGCCGAAGCGCCCGGAGAAGCCGCTCGATCCGAATTCGCCCTTCGCCGCGCTCGCCGCACTGAAGGCGTCGATGGAGCAGAAGCAGAAGCCGGAGAAGTGACCGGCCGTCGCGAGGACGTGCGGTGA
- a CDS encoding RNA-binding S4 domain-containing protein: MTRDAAPAEDRQRIDKWLWHARVVKTRTAAQDLVRSGHVRLNRARIDTAAHPIRIGDVLTVTLARQVLVLKVLGFADRRGPASAARLLYEDLAPPTPPGQT, encoded by the coding sequence GTGACGAGAGACGCGGCACCGGCCGAGGACCGACAACGCATCGACAAATGGCTCTGGCACGCCCGCGTCGTGAAGACGCGGACCGCCGCCCAGGATCTCGTGCGTTCGGGCCACGTCCGGCTGAACCGTGCCCGGATCGACACCGCGGCCCACCCGATCAGGATCGGCGACGTCCTGACCGTCACGCTGGCGCGGCAGGTGCTGGTGCTCAAGGTGCTCGGCTTCGCCGATCGCCGCGGCCCGGCGTCGGCGGCCCGCCTGCTCTATGAGGATCTGGCGCCGCCGACCCCGCCGGGGCAGACCTGA